A genomic window from Fibrobacterota bacterium includes:
- a CDS encoding right-handed parallel beta-helix repeat-containing protein, whose product MKPSACFLVLWSMFACGPVRAEMAEKAPAPVADSANAKRFPDPKVLSKNVNVADFYSGESTYDAAFERAISYAAKRTSVVIPNKVSMVSGSVFVPAGTYPIRRSIVVREGVRLFGASKSASIIKWDGAGGPALIMGAPPLSPSGAEVAQTEFSNVAVEHLAVVGGKMAGSVGVKFAGCIRGSRIQDCQILNFGINVEGDGSYGFEISDNFIHDAVTNNLRWSSPTASTIQGNRIDDAGKEGILIDDRSGTEVIALTISNNIIQSCRRNALKVEDAVQATIEDNFFESNCLDEQGCAHVLFAPSSEVKPKKSLSITFQGNFFTPGPSSRHFPNKANNRSIEVRNSRAVSLVGVVARGFQQKDSATGSRSGVLLGSPANKLMRVDRVFSRGSLFNGSLSPAETSDSGTILDVR is encoded by the coding sequence ATGAAACCCTCCGCGTGCTTCCTGGTCCTGTGGTCGATGTTCGCTTGCGGTCCGGTTCGAGCGGAGATGGCGGAAAAGGCCCCCGCTCCCGTGGCCGATTCCGCGAACGCGAAGCGGTTCCCGGATCCGAAGGTTTTGTCAAAAAACGTCAACGTGGCGGATTTCTATTCCGGGGAATCGACCTACGACGCGGCCTTCGAACGTGCCATCTCGTATGCGGCCAAGCGAACCTCGGTTGTGATCCCGAACAAGGTGTCGATGGTCTCCGGCTCGGTTTTCGTTCCCGCGGGAACCTATCCCATCCGTCGCTCGATCGTCGTCCGGGAAGGGGTGCGGCTGTTCGGCGCTTCGAAAAGCGCGTCGATCATCAAATGGGATGGGGCTGGCGGTCCTGCGTTGATCATGGGCGCTCCGCCGCTTTCGCCAAGCGGTGCCGAGGTGGCCCAAACCGAATTTTCGAATGTGGCAGTCGAACATCTGGCGGTGGTCGGAGGCAAAATGGCGGGGTCCGTCGGAGTGAAGTTCGCGGGATGCATCCGAGGCTCGCGCATCCAGGATTGTCAGATTTTGAACTTCGGGATCAACGTCGAAGGGGATGGGTCGTATGGGTTCGAAATCAGCGACAACTTCATTCATGATGCGGTGACCAACAATCTGCGCTGGTCCAGCCCCACGGCATCGACCATCCAGGGAAATCGGATCGATGACGCGGGCAAGGAAGGCATCCTGATCGATGATCGATCGGGGACGGAAGTGATCGCGTTGACCATCTCCAACAACATCATCCAATCTTGTCGCCGAAACGCCCTGAAGGTCGAGGACGCCGTCCAGGCCACCATCGAGGACAATTTTTTCGAATCGAACTGTTTGGATGAGCAGGGTTGTGCCCATGTCCTGTTCGCTCCAAGTTCAGAGGTCAAGCCGAAAAAATCACTCTCGATCACCTTCCAGGGGAACTTCTTCACGCCGGGCCCAAGCTCCCGACATTTTCCGAACAAGGCCAACAACCGATCGATCGAAGTTCGGAACTCGCGTGCGGTGAGCCTTGTCGGAGTCGTTGCGCGAGGATTCCAGCAAAAAGATTCCGCGACTGGCTCCAGGAGTGGCGTGTTGCTTGGTTCTCCGGCGAACAAATTGATGAGGGTGGATCGCGTCTTCTCCCGGGGCAGCCTTTTCAATGGCAGCCTTTCTCCCGCTGAAACAAGCGATTCAGGAACCATCCTCGATGTGAGGTGA
- a CDS encoding polysaccharide biosynthesis protein: protein MYPRGWAQLDKRLLGVVAKILFGTVSFLFACKLLGHLQDPPWQALVVIVGVRIAASMVFFGEFRLSWTRASSRTGILELGLGLVSMAIYLPVVRWLGWVSVSFAVVEWLVFQYLYNAAIFGYRYFYRYGIRHHKTVVIYGSSNRGARLAQEMQQSGYSVLCFIDDSSHEHKMVIDGIPIYSLKQTIIKIRRTQNLDTLVFAMEDASPERIDRRWKRLRSYFKDCKILPAADNALWDRSFINQLKNVTVEDLLARKPKDLDKAKISAFLKGRSVLITGAGGSIGSEIARQCEAFGVRELLLLDHSEFNLYQIAEELPNAVPLMVSVTDKASLERVFETYKPEIVIHAAAYKHVPLVEQNPMTGIRNNVAGTRNTIDLAVKFKAKKFVLISTDKAVRPTNVMGATKRVCELYAQNSNGQGTDIVAVRFGNVLGSSGSVIPKFKKLIEEGRDLPVTHPDITRYFMLIPEACSLVLQAGAIGHGGEVFILDMGEPVRIADLAQRMLNLSGRPDLNVVFTGLRPGEKLYEELLISDADLKTEYKSIMVTRPTKMPIDSLRKSIDTLLASCDPLEDLTRIVPEFDHQRDNRAAAA from the coding sequence CTGTATCCTCGGGGATGGGCCCAATTGGACAAGCGGTTGCTGGGAGTCGTTGCGAAGATTCTCTTCGGAACGGTGTCCTTTCTCTTCGCTTGCAAATTGCTGGGGCACCTGCAGGACCCTCCCTGGCAGGCTTTGGTGGTGATCGTTGGTGTTCGGATCGCCGCCTCGATGGTGTTTTTCGGCGAATTCCGGTTGTCCTGGACGCGAGCTTCCTCCCGTACGGGGATCTTGGAGCTTGGTCTCGGTTTGGTTTCCATGGCGATCTATCTGCCTGTCGTCCGGTGGTTGGGATGGGTGTCCGTCTCGTTCGCTGTGGTCGAGTGGCTGGTCTTCCAGTACCTCTACAACGCAGCCATCTTCGGGTACCGATATTTCTATCGCTACGGGATTCGCCATCACAAAACCGTCGTCATCTATGGTTCGAGCAATCGGGGAGCACGCCTCGCGCAGGAGATGCAGCAAAGCGGCTACAGCGTCCTTTGCTTCATCGATGATTCCAGCCACGAGCACAAGATGGTGATCGACGGGATCCCCATCTATTCGCTCAAGCAGACCATCATCAAGATCCGACGCACGCAGAACCTGGATACCCTGGTGTTCGCGATGGAAGATGCCTCGCCGGAGCGGATCGATCGACGTTGGAAGCGGTTGCGGTCCTACTTCAAGGATTGCAAGATCCTGCCTGCCGCGGACAATGCGTTGTGGGATCGATCCTTCATCAACCAGCTGAAGAACGTGACCGTGGAGGATCTTCTGGCCCGCAAGCCCAAGGATCTCGACAAGGCCAAGATCTCCGCCTTCCTCAAGGGGCGTTCGGTGCTGATCACCGGCGCAGGGGGCTCGATCGGCTCGGAAATCGCCCGCCAGTGCGAGGCGTTCGGGGTACGCGAATTGTTGCTGTTGGACCACTCCGAATTCAACCTCTACCAGATCGCCGAGGAGCTTCCCAACGCGGTCCCGCTGATGGTTTCGGTCACCGACAAGGCATCGCTCGAGCGGGTGTTCGAAACCTACAAGCCGGAAATTGTCATCCATGCCGCCGCCTACAAGCATGTGCCTCTGGTCGAGCAGAATCCGATGACGGGGATCCGCAACAACGTCGCCGGTACGCGCAACACCATCGACCTGGCCGTGAAGTTCAAGGCGAAAAAGTTCGTATTGATCTCCACGGACAAGGCCGTGCGCCCCACGAACGTGATGGGAGCGACCAAGCGCGTGTGCGAACTGTACGCCCAGAACTCCAACGGACAAGGCACGGACATCGTGGCGGTTCGGTTCGGAAACGTATTGGGCTCCTCCGGATCCGTGATCCCCAAGTTCAAGAAGCTCATCGAAGAGGGGCGGGATCTGCCGGTGACCCATCCCGACATCACCCGCTACTTCATGCTGATCCCGGAAGCCTGTTCGCTCGTGCTGCAGGCGGGAGCTATCGGCCACGGTGGGGAAGTGTTCATCCTCGACATGGGGGAGCCGGTCCGGATCGCGGATCTCGCGCAGAGGATGCTGAACTTGTCGGGAAGGCCGGATCTCAATGTGGTGTTCACGGGATTGCGCCCTGGAGAGAAGCTGTACGAGGAACTCCTGATCAGCGACGCGGATCTGAAGACCGAATACAAATCGATCATGGTCACTCGTCCCACGAAGATGCCGATCGATTCTCTGCGAAAAAGCATCGATACGCTTCTCGCATCCTGCGATCCACTGGAGGATCTGACCCGGATCGTTCCCGAATTCGATCACCAGCGGGACAATCGGGCGGCAGCGGCCTGA